A section of the Pectinophora gossypiella chromosome 11, ilPecGoss1.1, whole genome shotgun sequence genome encodes:
- the LOC126370525 gene encoding uncharacterized protein LOC126370525 isoform X2, producing MPADQDCEQTTSITALKQRLKGIKSWVSRLANEIETLTAETATAVIVQVKEERLRAHFTKYEECLLQIISVDPSFDMDVTVEQKYMNSLVKIKQLLSNRELSKDEKPVSDPISRLPVNLPPINIPTFTGKYTEYKTFIGIFNAVVHKDKRLEKIQKFYYFQMFLQGEPYNLIKNLPMLESSYDEALKIIDERYNNEFKIKMEHLNLLLDIQPLTKTNAPILRQFVSTIKQQKAALKNLNIDIETCPMTLCVILRKLDALCSREFQLTLDTKEPSLSTLIEFLDKRALALENSTAAMQLTKPPPASSGFNHRGRENNASATALKAIEDPAPGVSCLLCAEHAT from the exons ATGCCTGCCGATCAAGATTGTGAGCAAACAACTTCGATTACCGCTTTGAAACAACGACTAAAAGGTATTAAATCTTGGGTTTCTAGGTTAGCAAACGAGATCGAGACACTAACTgcagaaactgcaacagcagttATCGTTCAAGTCAAAGAAGAGCGCCTCCGCGCCCACTTTACCAAGTATGAAGAATGTCTTCTACAAATTATATCTGTAGATCCAAGTTTCGACATGGACGTGACTGTTGAGCAGAAATACATGAACTCActtgttaaaataaaacaattgttaTCGAATAGGGAACTTTCAAAAGACGAAAAGCCGGTTAGTGACCCGATCTCAAGATTGCCTGTCAATTTGCCTccaataaatatacctacgttTACAGGAAAATATACAGAATACAAAACATTCATAGGTATATTTAATGCAGTGGTACATAAGGACAAAAGAttggaaaaaatacaaaaattctattattttcaaatgtttttacAAGGTGAACCTTATAACCTAATAAAGAACTTACCAATGTTGGAAAGTAGTTATGATGAAGCTTTAAAAATCATAGATGAACGTTACAACAAtgagtttaaaattaaaatggaacatttgaatttgttacttgatattcaaccattaacaaaaacaaatgcccCTATTCTTAGACAGTTTGTTTCAACGATTAAACAGCAAAAGGCTgcattaaaaaatctaaatatagaTATTGAAACCTGTCCAATGACATTGTGTGTGATATTGAGGAAATTAGATGCTTTGTGTAGTAGGGAGTTTCAATTAACTTTAGACACCAAAGAACCATCCCTATCCACCCTTATTGAATTTCTAGACAAACGTGCGCTGGctctggaaaattccactgcCGCCATGCAATTGACGAAGCCACCTCCTGCAAGTTCAGGTTTTAACCACCGCGGACGGGAGAACAATGCCTCGGCTACTGCCTTGAAGGCGATTGAAGACCCGGCGCCAGGAGTGAGCTGCTTGTTAT GTGCTGAGCACGCAACATGA
- the LOC126370525 gene encoding uncharacterized protein LOC126370525 isoform X1, translated as MLGDTLNLALKRFYNLEKRLQKDPVLLDLYSNFIHEYIDLGHATKIDINQYNLDRDPVYFLPHHPVVRMDKKTTKCRTVFDASMKGSKKIALNDILLNGPVVQNELFDVLILSRLEKYIFITDVKHMFRAIELDEKYRSLQNILWRDIPTDNLDCLQLNTVTYGMKSSSYLATRCLMELAENYYKDHPQAAFILKNQTYVDDVIGTASSIESLIESKEQLCRIMDLGGFKLHKWSSNSPELLQNIPLEKQYFDDIELQKNDLLLKTLGIKFNVKSDNLILASPVSEGNVPQTKREILSFISKFFDPLGLAGPIVVSAKLFIQNLWKSRVDWDTKVEGDLKKTWFDYYDSLTKMNPININRYICLDMSVCFQLIGFADASSTVAYGCCIYLRVIDAAGNVKVSLLCAKSRINPLNNNLTTPRLELNAALLLSKLCAKVHKTLSLKFKINNVFLYSDSQIVLAWIATDIIKLNTYVANRVKEITQNTQRCTWSYINTTDNPADCLSRGLLPHEFESHPLWWKGPGFLHTSEYDLPCNVPAVMEDLPESKKEPAHTLVCTTHVPLNLNFLDKFSNLHKMQRVLAYILRFCKNARTNLDRVQCNYLTSKELEKSLLLIVKYEQERHMKDLIHNVSNNKPLSECNLQSLHPFVDDNGMLRVGGRLEKSSLPYSQKHPLILPKGSRLIELIIRSEHIKNLHAGPRLLLSSINQKFWIVNALREIKKVTHKCVICWKLKKKVSEQLMGSLPHDRINVCRPFQKIGLDFCGPVSVKQSTMRRSIVGSGYICVYVCFTTKAVHLELCSDLKTQTFLASFRRFISRRGLPTDVYCDNASNFKCANSELHKLYNSKEHQNQVQDFSSEKGINFHFIPCYSPVFGGLWEAAVKSTKFHLKRVVQRSLLTFEQLITVLYEIEAILNSRPLLPLSNDITDYSYLTPGHFLIGTALNSYPEKDVTNISNNRLTFWQKCNDLKQSFWKVWSNQYLNTLQSRPKWKNMLPNVAIGSLVILKDDNSSPMYWPMARVINVFPGSDGLVRAVEVKTANGKTHRRSVTKVCQLPIN; from the coding sequence ATGTTGGGTGACACTCTCAATTTAGCTCTAAAAAGGTTTTATAACTTAGAAAAAAGATTGCAAAAAGACCCAGTTCTACTTGATCTTTATTCCAACTTTATTCATGAATATATTGACCTGGGCCATGCCACAAAAATTGATATTAATCAATACAATCTTGATAGGGACCCTGTTTATTTTCTGCCTCATCATCCTGTTGTACGTATGGACAAAAAAACCACTAAATGTAGAACAGTGTTTGATGCTTCAATGAAAGGTAGTAAAAAGATAGCTTTAAATGATATATTATTGAATGGACCTGTCGTACAAAACGAACTTTTTGATGTTTTAATTTTGTCACGGCTTGAGAAATACATATTCATTACAGATGTTAAACATATGTTCAGAGCTATAGAGCTTGATGAAAAATACAGATCTCTACAAAATATTCTTTGGAGAGACATTCCAACAGATAATTTGGATTGTTTACAGTTGAATACCGTTACTTACGGTATGAAAAGCTCTTCTTATTTAGCAACTCGTTGTCTAATGGAATTAGCCGAAAATTATTACAAAGATCATCCACAAGctgcatttattttaaaaaatcagaCTTATGTAGACGATGTAATAGGAACTGCTTCATCCATAGAGTCATTGATAGAGTCAAAGGAACAGCTTTGTAGAATCATGGATTTAGGAGGTTTTAAGTTACATAAATGGTCATCTAATTCTCCCGAATTGTTACAAAATATACCAttagaaaaacaatattttgatGATATTGAATTGCAAAAAAATGATCTTTTATTGAAAACATTAGgaattaaatttaatgtaaaGTCAGATAATCTTATCCTTGCCTCTCCTGTTTCAGAAGGAAATGTACCCCAAACAAAACGCGAAATCCTGAGCTTCATCAGCAAGTTTTTCGACCCATTGGGCCTGGCTGGTCCAATTGTTGTTTCAGCTAagctttttatacaaaatttatGGAAGTCGCGTGTTGATTGGGATACAAAGGTTGAAGGTGACCTAAAAAAGACTTGGTTTGATTATTATGATAGCTTAACTAAAATGAATCCTATAAATATCAATAGGTACATATGCTTAGACATGTCAGTTTGCTTTCAATTAATTGGGTTTGCTGACGCATCAAGCACAGTTGCTTACGGGTGCTGCATTTATCTCAGAGTCATTGATGCCGCAGGGAATGTTAAAGTTTCTTTGTTATGCGCTAAATCGAGAATTAATCCACTCAATAACAACCTCACAACACCAAGATTGGAATTGAATGCTGCTTTACTACTTTCCAAACTTTGTGCTAAGGTACACAAAACATtatctttaaaatttaaaataaataacgtatTTTTATATTCTGACTCACAAATCGTATTAGCATGGATTGCTACTGACATCATAAAACTAAACACGTATGTTGCTAACCGTGTAAAGGAAATTACACAAAATACACAAAGGTGCACTTGGTCTTACATAAACACTACAGATAACCCTGCAGATTGCTTAAGTAGAGGTCTCCTCCCGCACGAGTTCGAGTCTCACCCACTCTGGTGGAAAGGCCCTGGATTTCTCCACACAAGTGAGTATGATTTGCCTTGTAATGTTCCTGCAGTCATGGAGGATCTTCCAGAGTCGAAAAAGGAGCCAGCACATACCTTGGTATGTACCACCCATGTACCTTTGAATCTAAATTTTTTAGACAAGTTCTCTAACCTACACAAAATGCAGCGAGTACTAGCATATATACTCCGATTCTGTAAAAATGCACGCACAAACTTGGACAGGGTTCAATGTAACTATCTCACTTCTAAGGAGCTAGAAAAGTCATTATTGTTAATAGTAAAGTATGAACAAGAAAGACACATGAAGGACTTAATTCATAATGTTAGTAATAACAAACCTCTCTCAGAGTGTAACCTACAATCGTTGCATCCGTTTGTTGATGACAATGGTATGTTAAGAGTGGGTGGTCGACTTGAAAAATCAAGCTTGCCATATTCGCAAAAGCATCCACTTATCCTGCCTAAAGGTTCCCGTCTTATAGAACTAATTATTAGAAGCGAGCATATAAAAAATTTACATGCAGGACCTAGACTACTGTTGTCATCAATAAATCAAAAGTTTTGGATCGTAAATGCACTGCGTGAAATTAAAAAGGTTACCCATAAGTGTGTAATATGTTGGAAACTTAAGAAAAAGGTTTCTGAGCAGTTAATGGGCTCGTTGCCACACGACAGAATAAATGTATGTCGTCCTTTTCAAAAAATTGGATTAGATTTTTGTGGTCCCGTGTCAGTCAAACAATCGACGATGCGTAGGTCAATAGTAGGTAGTGGGTACATTTGCGTGTATGTATGCTTCACCACAAAGGCCGTACATTTAGAGTTGTGTTCTgatttaaaaacacaaacatttttagCTTCATTTAGGCGCTTTATCTCACGTAGAGGACTTCCAACGGATGTCTACTGCGACAATGCTTCTAATTTCAAATGTGCTAACTCAGAGTtacataaattgtataattccaAAGAACATCAAAATCAGGTACAAGACTTTAGTAGTGAAAAAGGTATAAACTTTCACTTCATACCTTGTTATTCACCAGTATTTGGTGGCCTTTGGGAGGCTGCTGTTAAAAGCACCAAATTCCATCTAAAACGAGTAGTACAAAGGTCGTtacttacttttgaacaattaATAACTGTCTTGTATGAAATAGAGGCTATTTTAAATAGTAGACCTCTGTTACCATTGTCTAATGATATTACCGATTACTCATATCTAACACCTGGTCATTTTTTGATAGGTACTGCCTTGAATTCATATCCTGAAAAAGATGTAACCAACATTTCTAATAATAGATTAACCTTTTGGCAGAAATGTAATGATCTTAAACAATCGTTTTGGAAGGTGTGGAGTAATCAATATTTAAATACTCTACAAAGTAGACCAAAATGGAAAAATATGTTACCCAATGTTGCTATCGGTTCTCTAGTTATTTTAAAAGATGATAACAGCTCGCCCATGTATTGGCCTATGGCacgagtaataaatgtttttccagGTTCTGATGGTTTAGTTCGTGCGGTTGAAGTAAAAACTGCCAATGGCAAAACACATAGGCGATCTGTAACCAAAGTTTGTCAACTGCCAATAAATTAA